A single window of Coffea eugenioides isolate CCC68of chromosome 7, Ceug_1.0, whole genome shotgun sequence DNA harbors:
- the LOC113777268 gene encoding putative late blight resistance protein homolog R1A-3, giving the protein MEIPSSSNANCFDFALYDYLQSHHFSSSTSTSCFDLALDILAELDVVPVFSWGFEDLKKKVRLMKTCFLYVKKCRRRRNHEALLEHDREDRCNIMSENLRRSIICFRIREVAIRMIPDLQPTYYANTESAITRSKENNKLFLETDLKKSCAAIIIDYYPPGDPRLVMDLIMCLLETLDGVLRVGELRDTIRHRLKLLRNLIGFVTMQGFECSQLTDLLTYTVVAAGCLISVCQFYRDDDEHAVNRMESEIYQLIHEKINFLDLQVRETFVHVLTASKKQPRSSYDLPLQKNDDPVVGQFIGSLCYYLIDLLGSHASFQVPVKDQILKLHEGLRYLDILLKQVEKLGDEIKDLIGVVVSDVGILTFSLSVNEIKEGLPEETDLGVFHLHKVLKCMMAEVAHNYPLKSPYSSFNYPRSNELGCMDFFLEKLKELARCDEADDSIGFLQDRIQMIQKDLVFLRSFLENIKEQRYQNGKLQAFWSHVMEAAYKVELLIDLALVGDKCEDSLDAVSRDINLLKIEAPEIHNGQTQRVNKTSIHIPSQFTVVMHDVDLVGLDDEVETITHRLTTGSKQLDVVPIVGMPGLGKTTLANKVYTAPSVRSHFHVHGWCRVSQTCSKHNLLVQLLSSLDSKSPDEYLKMDENDLAIKLRQVLLRSRYLLVLDDLWDVEAWNLLEKLLPNDANGSRILFTSRCQDLSLHFEPNSEPHHLRHLTDKESWTLLQRKLFGTEDCPPDLSEVGSQIAKLCQGLPLTIVLVAGILVTTAQDSWKEVAKSLSSIVLEDEYCKKTLELSYSHLPDYLKPCLMYFAAFQEDEVINVRRLLRLWISERFVQQVGGKSLEEAAYDYLMALINRSLVMVIRQRIVGGAKACLLHDLVHEFCVEKAKEESFLYVIHSWKAPLSLIGPNNPHRICVDNTRELKIWELTLIFPNLRSLILFAQDYFKHQEEDLGILLPKLLRVLDFGNLGFGYSFPMDVVLLVHLRYLALKRIRYIPSAIANLSRLETLIVEDPVFDIELPSTIWNIKTLSHLRVLKYHGVSPQGFIFPVENLEVSPDLDHLDTLDLAIDPSPQSLQKILRKLPSIRRLKCRQRYGGSREATRNCDGNLEFDGLSQLESLHLIVFCGCGFKFPLNLKKLTLSYNGQPWSEISTIGKLPNLEVLKLLDYCFVGEEWAMKEGEFPKLRVLKLSNLEFRNWTAFSDNFSRLQKLVLHWCAELEKVPSCLGECETLEMIEVEGCLESVVDSVEQIQQEQIDMGNEVLKIEIHSISS; this is encoded by the coding sequence ATGGAGATTCCCTCCAGCAGTAACGCCAATTGCTTTGATTTTGCTTTATATGATTATCTGCAGTCGCATCACTTCTCCTCCAGCACTAGCACTAGTTGCTTTGATCTTGCTTTAGATATCCTAGCCGAGCTTGACGTAGTGCCTGTGTTTAGCTGGGGCTTCGAGGACCTGAAGAAGAAGGTAAGATTAATGAAAACCTGTTTTCTGTATGTCAAAAAGTGTAGGAGGAGGAGGAACCACGAAGCGCTTTTGGAGCATGATCGCGAGGACAGGTGTAATATTATGTCTGAAAATTTGAGGCGTAGTATTATTTGCTTCAGAATTCGAGAAGTGGCTATCAGGATGATTCCCGATCTTCAGCCTACTTATTATGCCAACACTGAAAGTGCGATTACCAGATCCAAGGAAAATAACAAACTGTTTCTTGAGACAGATCTCAAGAAATCATGCGCCGCCATCATCATCGACTATTACCCACCAGGAGATCCACGACTAGTTATGGATCTTATTATGTGCCTTTTAGAGACTTTGGATGGGGTTTTACGTGTTGGGGAGCTAAGGGATACAATTAGACACAGGCTAAAACTCTTAAGGAATCTCATTGGTTTTGTGACAATGCAAGGTTTTGAATGTTCGCAACTGACAGATCTCTTGACTTACACTGTAGTTGCAGCTGGATGCCTGATTTCTGTATGTCAGTTTTACCGTGATGATGATGAACACGCGGTCAATCGAATGGAATCTGAAATTTATCAGCTGATACACGAGAAGATCAATTTTCTTGATCTCCAAGTCCGAGAAACTTTTGTCCATGTCCTGACAGCTTCAAAGAAACAACCGAGATCATCATATGATTTACCCCTTCAGAAGAATGACGATCCAGTGGTAGGCCAGTTTATTGGTTCTCTCTGCTATTATCTTATAGATCTACTAGGATCTCATGCCAGTTTTCAGGTTCCAGTGAAGGATCAAATACTGAAACTCCATGAGGGATTAAGATACCTGGACATCCTTCTTAAACAGGTGGAGAAACTAGGTGATGAAATAAAGGATCTTATTGGAGTTGTGGTCTCTGATGTAGGAATTTTGACCTTCTCCCTTTCTGTCAATGAAATCAAAGAAGGCTTGCCTGAGGAAACAGATCTTGGGGTGTTTCATTTGCACAAAGTTCTCAAATGTATGATGGCTGAGGTTGCACACAATTATCCATTAAAATCACCATATTCATCATTTAATTATCCTAGATCCAATGAGTTGGGCTGTATGGATTTTTTCCTAGAAAAACTCAAGGAACTAGCAAGGTGTGATGAGGCTGATGATTCAATTGGTTTTCTACAGGATAGAATCCAAATGATCCAAAAAGATCTCGTATTCTTAAGATCTTTCCTGGAAAATATCAAGGAGCAGCGCTATCAGAATGGAAAACTTCAAGCTTTCTGGAGTCATGTTATGGAGGCTGCATACAAGGTAGAGTTACTGATTGACTTGGCACTTGTTGGTGATAAATGTGAAGATTCTTTGGATGCCGTTTCTAGAGACATCAATCTTTTGAAGATTGAAGCCCCAGAGATCCATAATGGTCAAACCCAAAGAGTTAACAAGACTTCCATTCACATACCATCGCAATTTACTGTCGTGATGCATGACGTAGATCTGGTAGGTCTTGACGACGAGGTGGAAACTATTACTCATCGGCTTACGACAGGATCAAAGCAATTGGATGTTGTTCCCATTGTGGGTATGCCTGGCCTAGGGAAGACCACATTAGCCAATAAAGTTTATACTGCTCCTTCAGTTAGGTCACATTTCCATGTTCACGGCTGGTGTCGTGTTTCCCAAACGTGTAGCAAACACAATTTGTTAGTTCAACTTTTGAGTAGTCTTGATTCTAAGAGTCCAGATGAATATCTTAAGATGGATGAAAATGATTTGGCCATAAAGCTAAGGCAGGTTTTGTTGAGAAGTAGGTATCTCCTTGTTTTGGATGACTTGTGGGACGTTGAGGCATGGAATTTGTTGGAAAAATTACTGCCAAATGATGCCAATGGAAGCAGAATTCTCTTCACCAGTAGATGCCAGGATTTATCTTTGCACTTCGAACCTAATAGCGAGCCTCACCATCTCCGTCATCTTACTGACAAAGAGAGTTGGACATTGCTGCAGAGAAAGCTATTTGGCACGGAAGATTGTCCTCCAGATCTAAGTGAAGTTGGATCTCAAATAGCAAAACTTTGTCAGGGCTTACCCCTCACAATTGTCCTTGTTGCTGGAATTCTTGTTACTACTGCACAAGATAGTTGGAAAGAAGTTGCAAAAAGTCTAAGTTCTATTGTCCTTGAGGATGAATACTGCAAGAAGACACTTGAGCTGAGTTATAGTCATTTACCAGATTATTTGAAGCCATGCCTTATGTACTTTGCTGCATTTCAAGAAGATGAGGTTATTAATGTGCGAAGGTTGTTACGACTTTGGATCTCTGAAAGATTTGTGCAACAGGTTGGAGGAAAGAGCTTAGAGGAAGCAGCTTATGACTACTTGATGGCTCTAATTAATAGAAGTTTAGTTATGGTTATCAGACAAAGAATTGTGGGTGGTGCCAAAGCCTGTCTACTTCACGATTTGGTACATGAGTTTTGTGTGGAAAAAGCCAAAGAAGAAAGTTTTCTATATGTTATTCATAGTTGGAAAGCCCCTCTTAGTCTTATTGGACCAAACAACCCCCACCGAATTTGTGTTGACAATACCAGAGAATTGAAGATTTGGGAGTTAACGCTTATTTTTCCCAATTTACGCTCTTTGATCTTGTTTGCACAAGATTATTTTAAACATCAAGAAGAGGATTTGGGTATCTTGTTACCTAAACTTCTCAGAGTGTTGGATTTTGGGAATTTGGGCTTTGGTTATTCTTTTCCGATGGATGTAGTATTGCTTGTTCACTTGAGATATCTGGCGCTCAAACGAATAAGATACATCCCATCTGCGATAGCCAACCTCTCAAGGTTAGAAACTCTTATCGTAGAAGATCCGGTTTTTGATATTGAGCTGCCAAGTACTATTTGGAACATTAAGACATTGAGTCATCTACGTGTTTTAAAGTATCATGGAGTATCGCCACAAGGTTTTATTTTTCCAGTTGAAAATCTTGAAGTATCCCCAGATTTAGATCATTTAGACACTTTAGACCTTGCAattgatccctcccctcaaagCTTGCAAAAGATACTGAGAAAGTTACCAAGCATTCGCAGGCTAAAATGTAGGCAACGCTACGGCGGATCAAGAGAAGCCACCAGAAATTGCGACGGGAATCTTGAGTTTGATGGTTTGAGTCAACTAGAATCGCTTCATTTGATTGTTTTTTGTGGATGTGGATTTAAATTCCcattgaatttgaaaaagttgaCTCTCTCATATAATGGTCAGCCATGGAGTgaaatttcaacaattggaaagTTGCCCAATCTTGAAGTGCTTAAATTACTAGATTACTGCTTTGTTGGGGAAGAATGGGCAATGAAAGAAGGGGAGTTCCCTAAACTCAGAGTcttaaaattgtcaaatttggAATTTCGCAACTGGACTGCATTTTCTGATAATTTTTCCCGCCTTCAGAAATTGGTCTTGCACTGGTGTGCGGAGCTGGAAAAGGTCCCTTCTTGTTTGGGGGAGTGTGAGACTCTTGAAATGATTGAGGTGGAAGGGTGTCTTGAGTCTGTCGTAGATTCTGTAGAGCAAATTCAACAAGAGCAGATTGATATGGGAAATGAGGTTCTAAAGATCGAAATTCATTCCATTTCCTCCTAA
- the LOC113777269 gene encoding uncharacterized protein LOC113777269: MDKTWMKISNRKDKAYELGVKSFLKFAYSQKVENQKIPCPCTQCNNFCNQTKTVVEDHLLTQGIRKSYTRWIHHGEQFRHQNCGDSTEHGDGEEDSDTEDLNDMLHDIGTAQWGDNWAGREESTDDSLNANHSDTDNFLKLLEDAKKELYPGNHFYSKLSFVVTLLHLKTMSGWTIKSFNALLEIFRHALPPEATVPKSFADAKKLIRDLGFKSKKIHACVNDCVLFRKENENFDTCPNLNCKEPRYKMAGSRVPRKVLRYFPLKPRLQRLYTHKEIASDMRWHKEKCVHDDNIMRHPADSEAWKHFDRLHPDFAVDPRNVRLGLATDGFNPFGTMSSAYSIWPIYLVPYNLSPWKCMRDPFFFLSMLIPGPKSPGNEIDVYMETLIDELNEMWLGVETYDAYSGKKFDLRAALLWTINDFPAYAMLSGWSTKGYQACPICMVETTCVHLPHRKKLCYTGHRRFLPIDHSWRREKKPFNGNVDFRNPVAPLSGNEILDQVQNMEVNFGKTKAQSNAKKCKRSKSGLNWTKKSCFFELPYWADLLLRHNLDLMHVSKNVSETVIATIMDIENKTKDHWLCHQDLKDLGLKKELHLIPNGDSYIMPHACYSLTKEEKKKVCEFLNSVKYPDGFASNICRCIKNG; this comes from the coding sequence ATGGATAAAACTTGGATGAAGATTAGCAATAGGAAGGACAAGGCTTATGAACTCGGAGTAAAAAGTTTCCTCAAGTTTGCATATTCtcaaaaagttgaaaatcaGAAAATCCCATGCCCATGTACACAATGCAATAATTTTTGTAACCAAACTAAAACAGTTGTGGAGGATCATTTATTGACTCAAGGCATTCGTAAAAGCTACACAAGATGGATACACCATGGGGAACAATTTCGACACCAAAATTGTGGGGATAGTACTGAACATGGGGATGGAGAGGAGGATAGTGATACTGAAGATTTAAATGACATGTTGCACGACATTGGGACAGCACAATGGGGGGACAATTGGGCTGGTAGGGAAGAATCAACGGATGATAGTCTAAATGCGAATCATAGTGACACAGATAACTTTCTTAAATTGTTAGAAGATGCAAAAAAGGAGCTGTATCCAGGGAATCATTTTTACTCAAAGCTATCCTTTGTAGTCACTTTGCTCCATTTGAAAACAATGAGCGGGTGGACTATAAAGTCCTTCAATgcattgctggaaatttttaggCATGCACTACCTCCTGAAGCCACAGTTCCCAAGTCTTTTGCTGATGCTAAGAAGCTCATTCGAGACTTAGGTTTTAAATCTAAAAAAATCCATGCTTGTGTCAATGATTGTGTTCTCTTCCgcaaggaaaatgaaaattttgacacTTGTCCAAATCTAAATTGTAAAGAACCTCGCTACAAGATGGCAGGTTCAAGAGTTCCACGCAAAGTTTTGCGTTACTTTCCTTTGAAGCCTAGGCTGCAACGATTATATACCCACAAAGAAATAGCTTCAGATATGAGATGGCATAAAGAAAAGTGTGTGCATGATGATAACATCATGCGGCATCCAGCAGACAGTGAAGCATGGAAACACTTTGATAGGTTGCATCCGGACTTCGCCGTTGATCCTAGAAATGTGAGGTTAGGTCTTGCAACTGATGGTTTCAATCCTTTTGGGACCATGAGTAGTGCTTATAGCATCTGGCCTATTTATCTAGTGCCATACAATCTGTCCCCTTGGAAGTGTATGAGagatcctttctttttcctatcAATGCTAATTCCTGGGCCTAAATCCCCGGGAAATGAGATTGATGTTTACATGGAGACTCTAATAGATGAACTGAATGAAATGTGGCTTGGTGTTGAAACATATGATGCATATAGTGGCAAGAAATTTGACCTCCGGGCAGCTTTACTATGGACTATAAATGATTTTCCAGCTTATGCAATGCTGTCCGGATGGAGTACGAAAGGGTATCAAGCATGTCCTATTTGCATGGTTGAGACAACTTGCGTACATTTACCACACCGAAAAAAGTTGTGTTACACAGGTCATCGCCGCTTCTTACCCATTGACCATTCTTGGCGGCGAGAAAAAAAACCTTTCAATGGCAATGTGGACTTTAGGAATCCTGTTGCACCTTTATctggaaatgaaattttggatcaGGTGCAAAATATGGAGGTAAATTTTGGGAAGACCAAGGCGCAATCCAATGCAAAGAAATGCAAGCGTTCTAAGAGTGGTTTGAACTGGACAAAGAAAAGTTGTTTCTTTGAGTTACCATATTGGGCAGACCTCCTTCTTAGGCATAATTTGGATTTAATGCATGTGTCAAAAAATGTCTCAGAGACTGTCATTGCCACAATTATGGATATTGAAAACAAAACCAAAGACCACTGGTTGTGtcatcaagatttgaaggattTGGGTTTGAAAAAAGAGCTACATTTGATTCCAAATGGCGACTCTTATATCATGCCACATGCCTGTTATAGCCTAACCaaggaggagaaaaaaaaagtatgtgAGTTCTTGAATTCTGTCAAATATCCAGATGGGTTTGCCTCAAACATTTGCCGATGTATAAAGAATGGCTAG